The Algoriphagus sp. TR-M9 genome has a window encoding:
- a CDS encoding AAA family ATPase, producing MIPSIYLLKDRKLLSLLQENLSIFPAVGLLGPRQVGKTTLVKDLKLDRESIYIDLEKASDRTKLVDAELLLITLTRTGTHRDLF from the coding sequence ATCATACCTTCGATTTACTTATTAAAAGACAGGAAATTACTCTCGCTACTTCAGGAAAATCTTTCCATTTTCCCTGCTGTAGGTCTATTGGGCCCGCGGCAAGTAGGGAAAACTACGCTTGTCAAAGACCTGAAACTCGATAGAGAAAGTATTTACATAGATCTGGAAAAAGCTTCTGATCGGACTAAATTGGTAGATGCGGAGCTTTTACTCATTACTTTAACAAGAACAGGGACGCATCGCGACTTATTTTAA